A section of the Oncorhynchus keta strain PuntledgeMale-10-30-2019 chromosome 15, Oket_V2, whole genome shotgun sequence genome encodes:
- the LOC118394424 gene encoding uncharacterized protein LOC118394424 isoform X2 produces MFLSRCGVYSTSSRSAEKVNNGKIEGNGQVSCFPSSDPTEGTQMGSHTLETLTYSSHSHKSRKLSAVQSNTRLDLLVPHSLKSREKHKLQMEPSIVSAPFLPRVAISNHGLEPDSECIAPTDNTQANLRSDLRQISVSRTCSDLPLSQSPSMHSPCPPSTVHINRQPLPVTHTSYLCCSPVAQVHDPSLTTTAAPIRSTNHRRHRKRGIKNDRKGVSPLSMRLKRQSRRRCNIQFWWQVWRKWGHRKWWRARCLLWFSMIRAKRLAETRRRLSIFNTQMSYTYTGELEESQKWQKVCKGKEVVTTAIACDGQGLDSAEDSQEKGSLEQKACLSVGTSVLCSNPIKEEDQGTVRARDTATATKQDTLVTKRAVPYPPQSQRASAHFSWEATTKLIHEFLDCFYVKYGSFIPLSNNDVLRHLNKKLNTNLTKGQYFISVVVMKYQAVLAHRMMPAFRVVYNKHTLTLEDLSTLDDQNWLNDQVMNMYGELIMESAQHKVHFFNSFFHRQLMTKGYEGVKRWTRKVDLFSKALLLVPIHLEIHWCLVTADTANKRIHLYDSQGIVFKEAAENVLRYIHTEAKERKQTAFQNGWKMYINERIPQQTNENDCGVFVLEYCRCLALGKPLHFSQGDMPTVRKRIYRELCECKLQD; encoded by the exons ATGTTTCTCTCACGGTGTGGTGTCTATAGTACGTCTAGCCGGTCGGCTGAGAAGGTAAACAATGGCAAAATAGAAGGCAATGGTCAGGTGTCTTGTTTTCCTTCCTCGGACCCAACTGAAGGCACTCAAATGGGGAGCCATACCCTGGAGACCTTGACCTATTCGAGTCATTCACACAAAAGCAGGAAGCTCTCAGCCGTCCAATCAAACACAAGGCTAGACCTATTAGTCCCTCACTCACTCAAGAGCAGGGAAAAGCACAAACTTCAAATGGAGCCTTCCATTGTCTCTGCTCCATTCCTCCCTCGTGTAGCTATTAGCAACCATGGGCTTGAACCTGACTCGGAGTGCATTGCTCCCACAGACAACACTCAAGCAAATCTGAGATCAGATCTAAGGCAGATCTCTGTGTCTCGTACCTGCTCTGACCTGCCCCTGAGTCAGTCCCCATCCATGCACTCCCCTTGCCCTCCCTCCACAGTGCACATCAATAGACAGCCCTTGCCAGTCACACACACCTCTTACCTCTGCTGCAGCCCTGTAGCACAGGTCCACGACCCATCCCTAACCACAACCGCAGCCCCCATTAGATCCACAAACCATAGACGACACCGGAAAAGAGGCATAAAGAACGACAGAAAAggagtctctcctctctccatgcgACTCAAGAGGCAGTCGCGGCGCCGGTGTAACATCCAGTTCTGGTGGCAAGTGTGGAGGAAGTGGGGGCACAGAAAGTGGTGGAGAGCCAGGTGTCTCCTCTGGTTCTCCATGATCAGAGCTAAAAGACTGGCGGAAACCAGGAGGCGCCTGTCTATTTTCAACACACAGATGTCTTATACGTACACGGGGGAATTGGAGGAAAGTCAGAAATGGCAGAAGGTATGCAAGGGAAAAGAAGTGGTCACTACGGCCATTGCATGTGATGGTCAAGGCCTGGACAGTGCAGAGGACAGCCAG GAAAAAGGGAGTTTGGAACAGAAGGCGTGTCTGTCTGTGGGCACATCAGTGCTGTGTAGCAACCCTATCaaggaggaggaccagggcacAGTCAGAGCTAGGGATACGGCCACCGCCACTAAACAGGACACGTTGGTGACAAAGCGAGCAGTGCCGTATCCACCTCAGAGCCAGCGGGCGTCCGCGCACTTCAGCTGGGAAGCAACAACGAAGCTCATCCATG AGTTCCTTGACTGCTTCTATGTGAAGTACGGAAGTTTCATCCCATTGAGCAATAACGATGTACTGAGGCACCTTAACAAGAAGCTGAACACTAACCTTACTAAGGGGCAA TATTTCATCTCTGTGGTAGTAATGAAGTACCAGGCTGTCCTAGCGCATAGAATGATGCCCGCTTTCCGGGTGGTCTACAACAAGCACACTCTGACACTGGAAGACTTGTCTACGCTGGACGATCAGAACTGGCTCAATGACCAG GTCATgaatatgtatggagaattaatcATGGAGTCTGCACAACACAAG GTCCATTTCTTTAACAGCTTCTTCCACCGACAGCTCATGACCAAAGGATATGAAGGGGTGAAGAGGTGGACCAGGAAG GTGGATCTCTTCTCCAAGGCGCTGCTGTTGGTACCCATCCACCTTGAGATCCACTGGTGCCTGGTGACGGCCGACACCGCCAACAAGAGGATCCACCTCTACGACTCCCAGGGCATCGTGTTCAAGGAGGCTGCTGAG AATGTTTTAAGGTACATACATACTGAAGCGAAGGAGAGGAAGCAAACTGCATTTCAAAATGGCTGGAAGATGTATATCAACGAG AGAATACCACAACAGACAAATGAAAACGACTGTGGAGTTTTTGTGTTAGAG TACTGCAGGTGCCTTGCCTTGGGGAAACCGCTGCACTTCTCCCAAGGGGACATGCCGACGGTGCGAAAGAGAATCTACAGAGAGCTCTGTGAATGCAAGCTCCAGGACTGA
- the LOC118394424 gene encoding uncharacterized protein LOC118394424 isoform X1 — MFLSRCGVYSTSSRSAEKVNNGKIEGNGQVSCFPSSDPTEGTQMGSHTLETLTYSSHSHKSRKLSAVQSNTRLDLLVPHSLKSREKHKLQMEPSIVSAPFLPRVAISNHGLEPDSECIAPTDNTQANLRSDLRQISVSRTCSDLPLSQSPSMHSPCPPSTVHINRQPLPVTHTSYLCCSPVAQVHDPSLTTTAAPIRSTNHRRHRKRGIKNDRKGVSPLSMRLKRQSRRRCNIQFWWQVWRKWGHRKWWRARCLLWFSMIRAKRLAETRRRLSIFNTQMSYTYTGELEESQKWQKVCKGKEVVTTAIACDGQGLDSAEDSQEKGSLEQKACLSVGTSVLCSNPIKEEDQGTVRARDTATATKQDTLVTKRAVPYPPQSQRASAHFSWEATTKLIHEFLDCFYVKYGSFIPLSNNDVLRHLNKKLNTNLTKGKYFISVVVMKYQAVLAHRMMPAFRVVYNKHTLTLEDLSTLDDQNWLNDQVMNMYGELIMESAQHKVHFFNSFFHRQLMTKGYEGVKRWTRKVDLFSKALLLVPIHLEIHWCLVTADTANKRIHLYDSQGIVFKEAAENVLRYIHTEAKERKQTAFQNGWKMYINERIPQQTNENDCGVFVLEYCRCLALGKPLHFSQGDMPTVRKRIYRELCECKLQD, encoded by the exons ATGTTTCTCTCACGGTGTGGTGTCTATAGTACGTCTAGCCGGTCGGCTGAGAAGGTAAACAATGGCAAAATAGAAGGCAATGGTCAGGTGTCTTGTTTTCCTTCCTCGGACCCAACTGAAGGCACTCAAATGGGGAGCCATACCCTGGAGACCTTGACCTATTCGAGTCATTCACACAAAAGCAGGAAGCTCTCAGCCGTCCAATCAAACACAAGGCTAGACCTATTAGTCCCTCACTCACTCAAGAGCAGGGAAAAGCACAAACTTCAAATGGAGCCTTCCATTGTCTCTGCTCCATTCCTCCCTCGTGTAGCTATTAGCAACCATGGGCTTGAACCTGACTCGGAGTGCATTGCTCCCACAGACAACACTCAAGCAAATCTGAGATCAGATCTAAGGCAGATCTCTGTGTCTCGTACCTGCTCTGACCTGCCCCTGAGTCAGTCCCCATCCATGCACTCCCCTTGCCCTCCCTCCACAGTGCACATCAATAGACAGCCCTTGCCAGTCACACACACCTCTTACCTCTGCTGCAGCCCTGTAGCACAGGTCCACGACCCATCCCTAACCACAACCGCAGCCCCCATTAGATCCACAAACCATAGACGACACCGGAAAAGAGGCATAAAGAACGACAGAAAAggagtctctcctctctccatgcgACTCAAGAGGCAGTCGCGGCGCCGGTGTAACATCCAGTTCTGGTGGCAAGTGTGGAGGAAGTGGGGGCACAGAAAGTGGTGGAGAGCCAGGTGTCTCCTCTGGTTCTCCATGATCAGAGCTAAAAGACTGGCGGAAACCAGGAGGCGCCTGTCTATTTTCAACACACAGATGTCTTATACGTACACGGGGGAATTGGAGGAAAGTCAGAAATGGCAGAAGGTATGCAAGGGAAAAGAAGTGGTCACTACGGCCATTGCATGTGATGGTCAAGGCCTGGACAGTGCAGAGGACAGCCAG GAAAAAGGGAGTTTGGAACAGAAGGCGTGTCTGTCTGTGGGCACATCAGTGCTGTGTAGCAACCCTATCaaggaggaggaccagggcacAGTCAGAGCTAGGGATACGGCCACCGCCACTAAACAGGACACGTTGGTGACAAAGCGAGCAGTGCCGTATCCACCTCAGAGCCAGCGGGCGTCCGCGCACTTCAGCTGGGAAGCAACAACGAAGCTCATCCATG AGTTCCTTGACTGCTTCTATGTGAAGTACGGAAGTTTCATCCCATTGAGCAATAACGATGTACTGAGGCACCTTAACAAGAAGCTGAACACTAACCTTACTAAGGG GAAGTATTTCATCTCTGTGGTAGTAATGAAGTACCAGGCTGTCCTAGCGCATAGAATGATGCCCGCTTTCCGGGTGGTCTACAACAAGCACACTCTGACACTGGAAGACTTGTCTACGCTGGACGATCAGAACTGGCTCAATGACCAG GTCATgaatatgtatggagaattaatcATGGAGTCTGCACAACACAAG GTCCATTTCTTTAACAGCTTCTTCCACCGACAGCTCATGACCAAAGGATATGAAGGGGTGAAGAGGTGGACCAGGAAG GTGGATCTCTTCTCCAAGGCGCTGCTGTTGGTACCCATCCACCTTGAGATCCACTGGTGCCTGGTGACGGCCGACACCGCCAACAAGAGGATCCACCTCTACGACTCCCAGGGCATCGTGTTCAAGGAGGCTGCTGAG AATGTTTTAAGGTACATACATACTGAAGCGAAGGAGAGGAAGCAAACTGCATTTCAAAATGGCTGGAAGATGTATATCAACGAG AGAATACCACAACAGACAAATGAAAACGACTGTGGAGTTTTTGTGTTAGAG TACTGCAGGTGCCTTGCCTTGGGGAAACCGCTGCACTTCTCCCAAGGGGACATGCCGACGGTGCGAAAGAGAATCTACAGAGAGCTCTGTGAATGCAAGCTCCAGGACTGA